A segment of the Catenuloplanes nepalensis genome:
GAGCGGGTGGTCGAGATCCGGCTCACCGACGCGGGCCGCGAGCTGCGCACCGAGTGCTCGGCGATCCCGATGACGATCGCCGGCGGCCTGGGCATCTCGCTCGGCGAATACGTCCAGCTGCACCAGACCCTCGAAAAGATCACTAACACCATCCAGGGTACGAAGGAGTGAGGCACATGCCGGCCATCTACACCGCCGAGGTCACGTCGTCCGGCGACGGGCGCAACGGCGCGGTCGCGTCCCCAGACGGGATCATCGACTTCCCGGTCGCCGCGCCGAAGGAGCTGGGCGGCGCTGGCGGCGCGACCAATCCGGAGCAGCTGTTCGCGGCCGGGTTCGCGGCCTGCTTCCACTCCGCGATGCGCAGCGTCGCCCGCAAGGACAAGCTGGATCTGGGCGCGTCCACGGTCACCGCGAAGGTCGGTCTGGTCCGCGCGACCGACCGCCCCACGCTGGACCTGACGGTCACGCTCGAGGTGTCGGTGCCGACGCTTCCCGCCGAGGCCGCGAAGAAGCTCACCGACGCGGCCGAGCAGCTCTGCCCCTACTCCAACGCGGTCCGCGGCAACATCGCGCTGGAAGTCGTGCACGTCTGACCCACCACTGACCGCACCACAGCGCACCGCGTGCCGCCCGTGATCGAGGCGTCATTCATGTCGTTGGAGCGACGTGAACGACGCCTCGATCTCCGGGTGGGGTGCTGCTCAGGGGGTGCGGGTGAGGGGGGCCGGTGCGCCGTAGAGGTAGCCCTGGCCGAGCGGGCAGCCGAGGCCGGCCAGCGCGGCGGCCTGCTCCGGGCCCTCGATGCCCTCCGCTATCACGGACGCGCCCAGGTCCCGGCAGATCGACAGCACCGACCGGACCAGTGCCCGGGACCGGTCGTCCGCCGTGGTCAGCGCGGCGTCCAGCTTCACGATCGAGACCGGCAGCGCGTGCAGTTGGGCCAGCGAGTTGAAGCCGGTGCCGAAGTCGTCCAGCGCCAGCCGCACGCCCATCTCCCGCAGCCGCCCGGCCGCCGCCACGGCCGCACCCAGGTCCGCGATCCGGCGCGTCTCGGTGATCTCCAGGATCAGCAGCTCCGGTGCCAGCTCGTGCCGGCGCAGCGCGTCCGCGACCGCGATCTCCAGCTCCGGCCGGCCGAGCCGCCCGGCGGACACGTTCACGTGCAGCGCCACGTCCCGGCCGTGCAGCTCGGCCAGCGCGCGGGCGTCCCGGGCCGCGGTGTCCAGCACGAAGTCGTCCAGCGCGGCGACCAGTCCGGCCCGTTCCGCGACCGCGACGAACACGTCCGGCCCGATCACGCCGAGGTCCGGGTGGGTCCACCGGGCGAGCGCCTCGACGGCCAGCACCGCGTCGCCGTGCAGGTCCACGATCGGCTGGTAGTGCACGGTGAAGCCGGACTCGGCCGGGCCGGCGGCCAGCGCCTCGGCGAGCAGGCCGGGCAGGTCCGCGTCGCCGCCGCCGTCGCGGGTCCCGGCGTACCGCACCATGATGTTCTTCCCGCGCCGCTTACCGGCGTACATCGCCGCGTCCGCGCGCCGCAGCAGCGCGTCGCCGGTGAGACCGATGTCGTACGGCTCCGGCGCGACCACGCCCACGCTCGCCGCGACCGACACCGGCTTGCCGTCGATGCGCACCGGCTCCCGCACCGCGGCCA
Coding sequences within it:
- a CDS encoding organic hydroperoxide resistance protein, whose translation is MPAIYTAEVTSSGDGRNGAVASPDGIIDFPVAAPKELGGAGGATNPEQLFAAGFAACFHSAMRSVARKDKLDLGASTVTAKVGLVRATDRPTLDLTVTLEVSVPTLPAEAAKKLTDAAEQLCPYSNAVRGNIALEVVHV